Proteins from a genomic interval of Geodermatophilus obscurus DSM 43160:
- a CDS encoding NADP-dependent oxidoreductase: MTSTTEKPSTAGTTARTNRAFRLRRRPIGPPTAGDLELVEEELPETGAGQALVRTCYLSVDPTTRIWMSDYRAYMPPVPLGQVMRGVGVGQVIESGRDDLPAGTLVTGWPGWQGYCLTDETDLLPMQFPFLPLPDPLPAPISAFAGPLGHTGLTAYLGIDIGRPRPGETVVVSAAAGAVGSIAGQLAKINGARVVGVASGQSKCRHVVETLGFDACIDRLGSDWRQQLDEATPDGIDLDSENVGGEIMDHVLMRLNVGGRIVLCGMISSYNSLGGDIPGQKAISQLLMQRASMQGFLVLDHLDRFGEAGAHLAGLLATGRLRYDETVVEGLHRAPEALTRILEGANVGKMLVHLADPV, encoded by the coding sequence ATGACCTCGACCACGGAGAAGCCCAGCACCGCTGGAACGACCGCCCGGACCAATAGGGCGTTTCGACTGCGGCGCCGTCCGATCGGCCCGCCCACGGCAGGCGACCTGGAACTGGTCGAGGAGGAGTTGCCTGAGACCGGTGCCGGTCAGGCGCTGGTGAGGACCTGCTACCTGTCCGTCGATCCCACCACTCGGATCTGGATGAGCGACTACCGCGCCTACATGCCACCGGTGCCGCTCGGGCAGGTGATGCGGGGCGTCGGCGTCGGTCAGGTGATCGAGTCCGGCCGAGATGACCTACCCGCGGGCACGCTCGTGACCGGATGGCCTGGCTGGCAGGGCTACTGCCTGACCGACGAGACCGATCTCCTCCCGATGCAGTTCCCGTTCCTGCCGTTGCCCGATCCCCTGCCGGCGCCGATCTCGGCTTTCGCCGGCCCTCTGGGACACACCGGGCTGACCGCCTACCTGGGCATCGATATCGGACGCCCGCGCCCGGGGGAGACCGTCGTCGTGTCAGCCGCCGCCGGCGCCGTCGGATCGATCGCTGGGCAGCTGGCGAAGATTAACGGCGCTCGCGTGGTCGGCGTCGCCAGCGGGCAGTCCAAGTGCCGGCACGTCGTGGAGACGCTGGGGTTCGACGCCTGCATCGACCGCCTGGGGTCGGACTGGCGGCAGCAGCTCGACGAGGCGACCCCTGATGGCATCGACCTCGACTCCGAGAACGTCGGAGGCGAGATCATGGACCACGTGTTGATGCGGCTCAACGTGGGAGGCCGCATCGTGCTCTGCGGCATGATCTCCAGCTACAACAGCCTGGGCGGCGACATCCCCGGCCAGAAGGCGATCTCCCAGCTGCTCATGCAGCGGGCGAGTATGCAGGGCTTCCTCGTGCTCGACCACCTCGACCGCTTCGGCGAGGCGGGGGCACATCTGGCCGGCCTCCTGGCCACCGGCCGGCTGCGCTACGACGAGACCGTCGTCGAGGGACTGCACAGGGCCCCGGAGGCGCTGACGCGAATCCTTGAGGGCGCCAACGTGGGCAAGATGCTCGTCCACCTCGCCGACCCCGTGTAG
- the fxsT gene encoding FxSxx-COOH system tetratricopeptide repeat protein — protein sequence MSGRGTDFFVSHAGRDTGWAEWLAWQLQEARYSVELAVWDWAPGEDFVARMSAALERADRLLAVCSEAYFASTFSGAELRAAFAQSAAAQGRIVPVLIEPVTLPALYAPLIHVDLTGLDEPAAAARLRARLTGGRPTAAPPFPRAGPAPTDKPGFAGALPAVWKVPPRNPRFTGRDGMLTALRRRLHSGEATLMVQALYGLGGVGKTQLALEYAHRFAADYDLVWWIDAEQPVLIPDQLAGLAARLDVPPGPTVTDTVERLLAELRVRDRWLLTFDNAERPDDIAGYRPAGAGHVLITSRSPGWGALGGRLEVDVLARAETIALLRARIPALEEELADKLAAELGDLPLAAAQAAGYLEQTDLPPVDYLRRFREHRATLLARGEVVSYSGRIHTAWALSLERLRDQDPGAVRLLELAAFLAPEPIPLSLFGGHPELLDEPLRGTAADPDALADTVGALIGYSLARRSSDAFQLHRLVQAVIRHRLPPDRQQATAEQVVALLAATAPSHPEDPAGWAAYARLAPHVLATAPLCDRSTATRQLVLGTTRYLQARGDSHGSRAVCEPLLDRWRSLLGHDHPDTLAAASMLALALLLVGETQGVRALSEDTLPRCRRVLGPDHPTTLTTAGALMHALAWSREIESARVLGEDTLPRCRRVFGPDHARTLTAATALAFILVQQGEAEQARALGQDTLQRCRRVLGPDHATVLIGETVLIVALLLLGEVEPARDLAEDTLLRGRRAFGPDHLAPLLAATGLTGALLLLGDAEQARALSEDTLRRCRRALGPDIPATLWAATGLTLAQLLLGEVEEARALGQDTLQRGRQVLSPDHPITLGAAGALTGLGEVEAARALAEDTLRRCRRALGPNHLITRYMTRVAVTDPPSLGDEAAEDDPSPPR from the coding sequence GTGAGCGGTCGGGGAACTGACTTCTTCGTCAGCCACGCGGGGCGGGACACCGGGTGGGCGGAGTGGCTGGCCTGGCAGCTGCAGGAGGCCAGGTACAGCGTCGAGTTGGCCGTGTGGGACTGGGCGCCGGGCGAGGACTTCGTGGCCCGCATGTCCGCTGCCCTGGAGCGCGCCGATCGGCTGCTGGCGGTGTGCAGCGAGGCCTACTTCGCCTCCACGTTCAGCGGTGCCGAGCTGCGTGCGGCGTTCGCGCAGTCCGCGGCGGCGCAGGGGCGGATCGTGCCGGTGCTGATCGAGCCGGTGACTCTGCCGGCGCTGTACGCGCCGCTGATCCATGTCGACCTGACGGGGTTGGACGAGCCCGCAGCGGCGGCCCGTCTGCGGGCCCGGCTGACCGGTGGTCGGCCCACCGCGGCGCCGCCGTTCCCGAGAGCCGGACCGGCGCCGACGGACAAGCCGGGGTTCGCCGGCGCGCTGCCGGCGGTGTGGAAGGTGCCGCCGCGCAATCCGCGGTTCACCGGCCGGGACGGCATGCTCACCGCGCTGCGGCGGCGCCTGCACTCGGGTGAGGCCACGCTGATGGTGCAGGCTCTCTACGGGCTGGGCGGGGTGGGCAAGACCCAGCTGGCGCTCGAGTACGCGCACCGCTTCGCCGCCGACTACGACCTGGTGTGGTGGATCGACGCCGAACAACCCGTGCTGATCCCCGACCAGCTCGCCGGGCTCGCCGCCCGGCTCGACGTGCCGCCCGGTCCCACGGTGACCGACACGGTCGAACGACTGTTGGCCGAGCTGCGCGTCCGGGACCGGTGGTTGCTGACCTTCGACAACGCCGAGCGGCCGGACGACATCGCCGGCTATCGGCCTGCTGGGGCGGGGCACGTGCTGATCACCTCCCGCTCCCCCGGCTGGGGCGCCCTTGGTGGGCGGCTGGAGGTCGACGTGCTCGCCCGAGCCGAGACGATCGCACTGCTGCGGGCCCGCATCCCGGCGCTGGAGGAGGAGCTGGCCGACAAGCTGGCCGCCGAACTCGGCGACCTGCCGCTGGCCGCGGCGCAGGCCGCCGGTTATCTGGAGCAGACCGACCTGCCGCCGGTCGACTATCTGCGCCGCTTCCGCGAACATCGAGCGACCCTGCTCGCGCGCGGCGAGGTGGTCAGTTACTCCGGGCGGATCCACACCGCCTGGGCGCTGTCGCTGGAGCGACTCCGCGACCAGGACCCGGGCGCGGTGCGGCTTTTGGAGCTGGCCGCCTTCCTCGCCCCCGAACCCATCCCCCTGTCCCTCTTCGGCGGACACCCCGAGCTGCTCGACGAGCCGCTGCGCGGCACCGCCGCCGATCCCGACGCCCTGGCCGACACCGTCGGCGCGCTGATCGGCTACTCCCTGGCCCGCCGCTCCTCCGACGCCTTCCAGCTGCACCGGCTCGTACAGGCGGTGATCCGCCACCGGCTGCCCCCCGATCGGCAGCAGGCCACCGCCGAGCAGGTGGTGGCGCTGCTGGCCGCCACAGCTCCCAGCCACCCAGAGGATCCGGCCGGCTGGGCCGCCTACGCCCGGCTCGCTCCGCACGTGCTCGCCACCGCCCCGCTGTGCGACCGCTCCACCGCCACCCGGCAACTCGTCCTGGGCACCACCCGCTATCTGCAGGCGAGAGGGGACAGCCACGGCAGCCGGGCCGTGTGCGAACCACTGCTCGACCGCTGGCGGTCCCTCCTCGGCCACGACCACCCCGACACGCTGGCCGCCGCCAGCATGCTCGCCCTCGCCCTGCTCCTGGTGGGCGAGACGCAGGGTGTCCGCGCCCTGAGCGAGGACACCCTGCCGCGCTGCCGCCGCGTGCTCGGCCCGGACCACCCCACCACCCTGACAACAGCCGGCGCCCTGATGCACGCCCTGGCCTGGAGCCGCGAGATCGAATCGGCCCGCGTCCTGGGCGAGGACACTCTGCCGCGCTGCCGCCGGGTCTTCGGCCCGGACCATGCCAGGACCCTGACGGCGGCGACCGCCCTCGCCTTCATTTTGGTTCAACAGGGTGAGGCCGAGCAGGCCCGCGCGCTGGGCCAGGACACCCTGCAGCGGTGCCGCCGGGTGCTCGGCCCGGACCACGCCACCGTCCTGATAGGGGAGACCGTCCTGATCGTCGCCCTGCTCTTGCTGGGCGAGGTGGAGCCGGCCCGCGACCTGGCCGAGGACACCCTGCTGCGCGGCCGCCGGGCGTTCGGCCCGGACCACCTCGCCCCCCTGTTGGCGGCGACCGGCCTGACCGGCGCCCTGCTCCTGCTGGGTGATGCCGAGCAGGCCCGCGCGCTGAGCGAAGACACCCTGCGGCGCTGCCGCCGGGCGCTCGGCCCCGACATCCCGGCCACCCTGTGGGCGGCGACCGGCCTGACCCTCGCCCAGCTCCTGCTAGGCGAGGTGGAGGAAGCCCGCGCGCTGGGCCAGGACACCCTGCAGCGCGGCCGCCAGGTGCTCAGCCCCGACCACCCGATCACTCTCGGTGCGGCCGGCGCCCTGACCGGGCTGGGTGAGGTCGAGGCGGCCCGCGCCCTGGCCGAGGACACCCTGCGACGCTGCCGCCGGGCGCTCGGCCCGAACCACCTCATCACGCGGTACATGACTCGGGTCGCCGTGACCGACCCTCCCTCGCTCGGAGACGAGGCCGCGGAAGACGACCCGAGTCCGCCGCGGTAA